One part of the Roseomonas gilardii genome encodes these proteins:
- the hmgA gene encoding homogentisate 1,2-dioxygenase has protein sequence MNQTVKPALAVAPSTATNQAAYLSGFGNGFETEALPGALPIGRNSPQRCAYGLYAEQLSGSPFTAPRATNERSWLYRIRPTVTHWGQFRKIDAGLWRTAPCTETEMAPAPLRWDPVPLPEGQGTGFLEGIRTITTAGDAATQAGMGSHLYLVTRSMRDEYFYNADGEMLFVPQQGDLRLWTEFGIIDIEPGEIAVIPRGVKLRVELHDEQPARGYLCENYGGAFTLPDRGPIGANCLANPRDFLTPVAAYEDRDAPSTLTIKWGGSLWRAEIAHSPLDVVAWHGNYAPYKYDLRRYSPVGPILFDHADPSIFTVLTSPSETPGTANIDFVIFPDRWLVAENTFRPPWYHMNVMSEFMGLIYGVYDAKTGGGFAPGGFSLHNTMLPHGPDQLSFEKASNAELKPHKLEGTLAFMFETRFPQRVTRFAAEAPQLQSDYTGYGLGLHKNFDPNRP, from the coding sequence ATGAACCAGACCGTGAAACCCGCGCTGGCCGTGGCGCCGTCCACCGCGACGAACCAGGCGGCCTACCTGTCCGGCTTCGGCAACGGCTTCGAGACGGAGGCGCTGCCGGGCGCCCTGCCCATCGGCCGCAACTCGCCGCAGCGCTGCGCCTACGGCCTCTATGCCGAGCAGCTTTCCGGCTCCCCCTTCACCGCGCCGCGCGCCACCAACGAGCGCTCCTGGCTCTACCGCATCCGCCCGACCGTGACGCATTGGGGCCAGTTCCGGAAGATCGACGCCGGCCTCTGGCGCACGGCGCCCTGCACGGAAACCGAGATGGCCCCGGCGCCGCTGCGCTGGGACCCTGTGCCGCTGCCGGAAGGGCAGGGCACGGGCTTCCTGGAAGGCATCCGCACCATCACCACGGCCGGCGACGCGGCGACCCAGGCGGGCATGGGCAGCCATCTCTATCTCGTCACCCGCTCCATGCGCGACGAGTACTTCTACAACGCCGATGGCGAGATGCTCTTCGTCCCGCAGCAGGGCGACCTGCGGCTCTGGACCGAGTTCGGCATCATCGACATCGAACCGGGCGAGATCGCGGTGATCCCGCGCGGCGTGAAGCTCCGCGTGGAGCTGCATGACGAACAGCCGGCACGCGGCTACCTCTGCGAGAACTACGGCGGCGCCTTCACCCTGCCGGACCGCGGCCCGATCGGCGCCAACTGCCTGGCCAATCCGCGCGACTTCCTCACCCCCGTGGCGGCCTATGAGGACCGCGACGCGCCCTCGACTCTCACCATCAAGTGGGGCGGCAGCCTGTGGCGCGCGGAGATCGCGCATTCGCCGCTCGACGTGGTCGCCTGGCACGGCAACTACGCCCCCTACAAATACGACCTCCGCCGCTATTCGCCGGTCGGCCCGATCCTCTTCGATCATGCCGACCCCTCGATCTTCACCGTGCTCACCTCGCCCTCCGAGACGCCGGGCACGGCCAATATCGACTTCGTCATCTTCCCCGACCGCTGGCTGGTGGCCGAGAACACCTTCCGCCCGCCCTGGTACCACATGAACGTGATGAGCGAGTTCATGGGCCTGATCTACGGCGTCTATGACGCCAAGACCGGCGGCGGCTTCGCGCCGGGCGGCTTCTCGCTGCACAACACCATGCTGCCGCACGGGCCGGACCAGCTTTCCTTCGAGAAGGCGAGCAACGCCGAGCTCAAGCCGCACAAGCTGGAAGGCACGCTGGCCTTCATGTTCGAGACCCGCTTCCCCCAGCGCGTGACCCGCTTCGCGGCGGAGGCACCGCAACTGCAGTCCGACTACACCGGCTACGGCCTGGGCCTGCACAAGAACTTCGACCCGAACCGCCCGTGA
- the fahA gene encoding fumarylacetoacetase has translation MTETPLDATHDPALRSWVPGADGHADFPIQNLPLGIFSSAGAGKRGGVAIGDHVLDLPAALAAGLFAGEAARAAEAASARTLNGFLALGAAPRRALRARLSEILALGSPLDSPLDSPLGSDDRARAEPCLLPLADCTLHLPAQVGDYTDFYVGIHHATNIGKVFRPDNPLLPNYKYVPIGYHGRASSLRVSGTDVRRPKGQLKAPEAEAPRFAPCERLDYELELGIWVGPGNELGEPVPVGEAASHVAGYCLLNDWSARDIQAWEYQPLGPFLSKNFASTLSPWVVTPEALAPFRIAQPPRPEGDPAPLPYLLDEADQRTGALDLELEVLLSTARMREQGLPPHRLSLSNARHMYWTVAQMLAHHTSNGCNLQPGDLLGSGTISAPDPTGFGSLLETTRGGKEPVALPSGESRRFLEDGDEVTLRARARRDGAAPIGFGECRAIILPAR, from the coding sequence ATGACCGAGACCCCCCTCGACGCCACCCATGACCCCGCCCTCCGCTCCTGGGTGCCGGGGGCGGACGGGCACGCGGATTTCCCGATCCAGAACCTGCCCCTCGGCATCTTCTCGTCGGCCGGGGCGGGGAAACGCGGCGGCGTGGCGATCGGCGACCATGTGCTGGACCTCCCGGCGGCACTGGCCGCCGGACTCTTCGCCGGGGAGGCCGCCCGGGCTGCCGAGGCCGCTTCCGCCAGAACGCTGAACGGCTTCCTCGCCCTCGGCGCCGCCCCGCGCCGCGCCCTGCGCGCCCGCCTGTCGGAAATCCTTGCCCTGGGCAGCCCCCTGGACAGCCCCCTGGACAGCCCCCTGGGCAGTGACGACCGCGCTCGGGCCGAGCCCTGCCTGCTGCCCCTGGCGGACTGCACCCTGCACCTGCCGGCGCAGGTCGGCGACTACACGGATTTCTACGTCGGCATCCACCACGCCACCAACATCGGCAAGGTCTTCCGCCCGGACAATCCGCTGCTGCCGAACTACAAATACGTGCCCATCGGCTATCATGGCCGCGCCTCCTCGCTCCGCGTCTCGGGCACGGATGTGCGGCGCCCGAAAGGACAACTGAAGGCACCCGAAGCCGAGGCGCCGCGCTTCGCGCCCTGCGAGCGGCTGGACTACGAGTTGGAGCTCGGCATCTGGGTCGGCCCCGGCAACGAACTGGGCGAGCCCGTCCCGGTGGGCGAGGCCGCCTCGCATGTCGCGGGCTACTGCCTGCTCAACGACTGGTCGGCGCGCGACATCCAGGCCTGGGAATACCAGCCGCTCGGCCCCTTCCTGTCCAAGAACTTCGCCAGCACCCTCTCGCCCTGGGTGGTGACGCCGGAGGCCCTGGCACCCTTCCGCATCGCCCAGCCACCCCGGCCCGAGGGCGACCCGGCCCCGCTGCCCTATCTGCTGGACGAGGCCGACCAGCGCACCGGCGCCCTCGACCTGGAACTGGAGGTGCTGCTCTCCACGGCGCGGATGCGGGAGCAGGGGCTGCCCCCGCACCGCCTCTCCCTGTCCAACGCGCGGCACATGTACTGGACCGTGGCGCAGATGCTCGCGCACCACACCAGCAACGGCTGCAACCTGCAGCCGGGCGACCTGCTGGGCTCCGGCACGATCTCCGCGCCCGATCCCACGGGCTTCGGCTCACTGCTGGAAACGACGCGCGGCGGCAAGGAGCCGGTGGCGCTGCCCTCCGGCGAGAGCCGCCGCTTCCTGGAGGATGGCGACGAGGTCACGCTGCGTGCCCGCGCCCGCCGCGACGGCGCCGCCCCCATCGGCTTCGGCGAGTGCCGCGCCATCATCCTTCCGGCCCGCTGA
- a CDS encoding DUF2783 domain-containing protein: MPGTLNTEPNIEAPDDFYAALIDAQRGLTPAQSQQVNARLILLLANHIGDARVLEQALARARQGIVPAGTDETLRVTH; the protein is encoded by the coding sequence ATGCCCGGCACGCTGAACACCGAGCCCAATATCGAGGCGCCGGACGACTTCTACGCCGCCCTGATCGATGCCCAGCGCGGCCTCACCCCGGCGCAGAGCCAGCAGGTGAATGCGCGGCTGATCCTGCTCCTCGCCAACCATATCGGCGATGCGCGGGTGCTGGAACAGGCCCTGGCCCGCGCCCGCCAGGGCATCGTCCCTGCCGGCACCGACGAGACCCTCCGCGTCACGCACTGA
- a CDS encoding alpha-amylase family protein: protein MIDDLWYKNAVIYCLSVGTYMDANGDGVGDFEGLTRRLDYLQGLGITTVWLMPFQPSPGRDNGYDIRDYYGVDPRYGTLGDFVEFTHACRQRGMRVIIDLVVNHTSDEHPWFQSARKDPASPYRDWYVWADRKPAHADQGVVFPGVQDSTWSRDPVAKAWYFHRFYEFQPDLNTANPHVQAEILKIMGFWLQLGVSGFRMDAVPFVIAKKGPGVTRPVEQYDMLRSFREFLQWRRGDAIILAEANVLPKADLQYFGDDGDRMHMIFNFQVNQTLFYALASGDSRPLVKAMEKTKPRPATGQWGLFLRNHDELDLGRLTERQRQTVFDAFGPDPSMQLYGRGIRRRLAPMLQGDRRRIELAYSLMMTLPGTPVLRYGDEIGMGDDLSLPERECARTPMQWSSEPQAGFTRSSHPAKPVISGGAYGFEHVNVADQRRDPESLLNWTERIIRMRKEVPEISWGDFEPVSTGTPEVLALRYDWRRNSVLVIHNLSAEAREIMIDPGAEGSHDSLLVNLLSGDHSRPDKHGRHRILMEAYGYHWYRVGGLDYLLRRSEV, encoded by the coding sequence TTGATCGACGACCTCTGGTACAAGAACGCCGTCATCTACTGCCTGTCGGTCGGCACCTACATGGATGCCAATGGTGACGGCGTCGGGGATTTCGAGGGGCTGACCCGGCGCCTCGACTACCTCCAGGGCCTGGGCATCACCACCGTCTGGCTGATGCCCTTCCAGCCTTCGCCGGGCCGCGACAACGGCTACGACATCAGGGACTATTACGGCGTCGATCCCCGCTACGGCACGCTGGGCGACTTCGTGGAATTCACCCATGCCTGCCGCCAGCGTGGCATGCGCGTGATCATCGACCTCGTGGTCAACCACACCTCGGACGAGCATCCCTGGTTCCAGTCCGCCCGCAAGGACCCGGCTTCGCCCTATCGCGACTGGTATGTCTGGGCCGACCGGAAGCCCGCCCATGCGGATCAGGGCGTCGTCTTCCCCGGCGTGCAGGACAGCACCTGGAGCCGCGATCCCGTCGCGAAAGCCTGGTACTTCCACCGCTTCTACGAATTCCAGCCCGATCTCAACACCGCCAACCCGCATGTGCAGGCGGAAATCCTCAAGATCATGGGCTTCTGGCTGCAACTCGGCGTGTCCGGATTCCGGATGGATGCCGTGCCCTTCGTCATCGCGAAGAAGGGCCCCGGCGTCACGAGGCCCGTCGAGCAGTACGACATGCTGCGCAGCTTCCGCGAATTCCTGCAGTGGCGGCGCGGCGACGCCATCATCCTCGCCGAGGCCAATGTGCTGCCGAAGGCCGACCTCCAGTATTTCGGCGACGACGGCGACCGCATGCACATGATCTTCAACTTCCAGGTCAACCAGACCCTGTTCTACGCCCTGGCCAGCGGCGACAGCCGCCCGCTGGTCAAGGCCATGGAGAAGACCAAGCCCCGCCCTGCCACGGGGCAATGGGGTTTGTTCCTGCGCAACCATGACGAGCTCGATCTCGGCCGGCTGACGGAGCGGCAGCGCCAGACCGTCTTCGATGCCTTTGGCCCCGACCCCTCGATGCAGCTCTACGGGCGCGGCATCCGCCGGCGCCTCGCCCCCATGCTGCAGGGCGACCGGCGCCGGATCGAGCTGGCCTACAGCCTGATGATGACCCTGCCGGGCACGCCCGTCCTGCGCTATGGCGACGAGATCGGCATGGGCGACGACCTGAGCCTGCCGGAACGCGAATGCGCCCGCACGCCGATGCAATGGTCCAGCGAGCCGCAGGCCGGCTTCACCAGGAGCAGCCATCCGGCGAAACCCGTCATTTCCGGCGGCGCCTATGGCTTCGAGCACGTCAACGTCGCCGACCAGCGGCGGGACCCGGAATCCCTGCTGAACTGGACCGAGCGCATCATCCGCATGCGCAAGGAGGTGCCGGAAATCAGTTGGGGCGATTTCGAACCTGTCTCCACCGGCACGCCGGAGGTTCTGGCGCTGCGCTACGACTGGCGGCGGAACTCGGTGCTGGTGATCCACAACCTGAGCGCCGAGGCGCGGGAGATCATGATCGACCCGGGCGCCGAGGGTTCGCACGACAGCCTTCTGGTGAACCTGCTGTCTGGTGACCACAGCCGCCCCGACAAGCACGGCCGCCACCGCATCCTGATGGAGGCCTATGGCTATCACTGGTACCGCGTCGGCGGCCTCGACTACCTGCTCCGCCGCAGCGAGGTCTGA
- a CDS encoding CobW family GTP-binding protein, which yields MSATTTQDAKPQEREPVPVTVLTGYLGAGKTTLLNRILTENHGQKFAVVINEFGELGVDNDLVVDADEEVFEMNNGCICCTVRGDLIRILGGLMKRRDRFDGIIVETTGLANPAPVAQTFFVDEDVKKATRLDAIVTVVDAKHLLERLGDSPEAEEQVAFADLIVLNKMDLVTPEQADEVERRIRAINPTVEIRRATKSDIPVESVIGRDAFNLERILEREPEFLSGEDEHSHDSEVLSVSFEVDKPIDEAKFNAWISEVLATQGQDLLRTKGILYYKGQEGRRFAFQAVHMIADGDYIPLAAADAEGPRKSRIVFIGRNINRPRLRRGFESTVAA from the coding sequence ATGTCCGCCACGACCACCCAGGATGCCAAGCCGCAGGAGCGCGAGCCCGTTCCCGTGACCGTGCTCACCGGCTATCTCGGCGCCGGCAAGACCACCCTGCTGAACCGCATCCTCACCGAGAACCACGGCCAGAAATTCGCGGTCGTGATCAACGAGTTCGGGGAGCTCGGGGTGGACAACGACCTTGTCGTCGATGCCGACGAGGAGGTCTTCGAGATGAACAACGGCTGCATCTGCTGCACCGTGCGCGGCGACCTGATCCGCATTCTGGGCGGCCTGATGAAGCGCCGCGACCGCTTCGACGGCATCATCGTGGAGACCACCGGCCTCGCCAACCCGGCGCCGGTGGCCCAGACCTTCTTCGTCGACGAGGACGTGAAGAAGGCCACCCGCCTGGATGCCATCGTGACGGTGGTGGACGCCAAGCACCTGCTGGAGCGCCTGGGCGACAGCCCCGAGGCGGAGGAGCAGGTGGCCTTCGCCGACCTGATCGTGCTGAACAAGATGGACCTTGTGACGCCGGAACAGGCCGACGAGGTCGAGCGCCGCATCCGCGCCATCAACCCCACCGTCGAGATCCGCCGCGCCACAAAGTCCGATATCCCGGTGGAAAGCGTGATCGGCCGCGACGCCTTCAACCTGGAGCGCATCCTGGAGCGCGAGCCGGAATTCCTCTCCGGCGAGGACGAGCACAGCCATGACAGCGAGGTGCTGAGCGTCTCCTTCGAGGTGGACAAGCCGATCGACGAGGCGAAGTTCAACGCCTGGATCAGCGAGGTGCTGGCCACCCAGGGGCAGGACCTCCTCCGCACCAAGGGCATCCTCTACTACAAGGGCCAGGAAGGCCGCCGCTTCGCCTTCCAGGCCGTGCACATGATCGCCGACGGCGACTACATCCCGCTCGCCGCCGCCGATGCCGAGGGGCCGCGCAAGTCCCGCATCGTCTTCATCGGGCGCAACATCAACCGCCCTCGCCTGCGCCGCGGCTTCGAATCCACGGTCGCCGCCTGA
- a CDS encoding WD40 repeat domain-containing protein: MSETLGNVDFVLESRGTSRDLGAWVVGAAFGHDGGSAAFALGDGTLHLADLRDLSGEWRRVEAHDGAAQSLVPDCADGYLSGGDDGRLLRTSPAGEVTELASFGMMKWVEHLATHPSGVRVAAVGKAVHVLDGKGKTLKTLATPSTAGGVALDAKGKRIAASHYNGASIWFVAAKEDNPRKLDWKGSHHAIAFSPDGSHVVTAMQENALHGWRLTDGQHMRMSGYPSKTRFLSFTPKGRWLCTSGSEAVICWPFFGGGPMGKAPEEIAGGDGVLCTAVACHPSQEVFAAGFSDGLVLMAEIASSKIVPLAAPGRGPVSALSWNSTGTHLAFGSETGFAALIDLARR; encoded by the coding sequence ATGTCGGAAACGCTCGGCAACGTCGATTTCGTGCTGGAAAGCCGGGGCACCTCGCGCGACCTCGGCGCCTGGGTCGTGGGCGCCGCCTTCGGCCATGACGGAGGCTCCGCCGCCTTCGCCCTGGGCGACGGCACCCTGCACCTGGCCGACCTGCGCGACCTGTCCGGCGAATGGCGCCGGGTCGAGGCGCATGACGGCGCGGCGCAGTCCCTGGTGCCGGATTGCGCCGATGGCTACCTCTCCGGCGGCGACGACGGCCGCCTGCTGCGCACCAGCCCGGCGGGCGAGGTCACGGAACTGGCCAGTTTCGGCATGATGAAATGGGTGGAACACCTCGCCACCCATCCCTCCGGCGTGCGCGTCGCGGCGGTGGGCAAGGCGGTGCATGTCCTCGACGGCAAGGGAAAGACGCTCAAGACGCTCGCCACCCCCTCCACCGCCGGCGGCGTCGCCCTCGATGCCAAGGGCAAGCGGATCGCGGCCAGCCACTACAACGGCGCCTCGATCTGGTTCGTCGCGGCGAAGGAGGACAACCCGCGCAAGCTGGACTGGAAGGGCAGCCACCACGCCATCGCCTTCTCGCCCGACGGCTCCCATGTCGTCACCGCGATGCAGGAGAACGCGTTGCACGGCTGGCGCCTGACGGACGGGCAGCACATGCGCATGTCCGGCTACCCGTCCAAGACGCGCTTCCTGTCCTTCACCCCCAAGGGCCGCTGGCTCTGCACCTCGGGTTCCGAGGCGGTGATCTGCTGGCCTTTCTTCGGCGGCGGCCCGATGGGCAAGGCGCCGGAGGAGATCGCGGGCGGCGACGGCGTGCTCTGCACCGCGGTCGCCTGCCATCCGAGCCAGGAGGTCTTCGCCGCCGGCTTCTCCGATGGGCTGGTGCTGATGGCGGAGATCGCGTCCAGCAAGATCGTGCCGCTGGCGGCACCCGGCCGGGGCCCCGTCTCGGCGCTGAGCTGGAACAGCACCGGAACGCATCTCGCCTTCGGCAGCGAAACGGGCTTCGCGGCGTTGATCGACCTGGCGCGGCGGTAA
- a CDS encoding MarR family winged helix-turn-helix transcriptional regulator encodes MISKARNAARAARPAAGAGNGADGETPRPLVLGEFLPYRLSVVTEAVSGLFATRYQERFGLSIPEWRVVAVVGEQGSPSTQEVIERTGMDRVRVSRAVIRLADKGLLDRRTHPRDQRAQILSLTRQGLATYRQIVPLALTLQAALASALTEAEQRQLDGILDKIGTRAREMLGEEAGHGEAEEAEG; translated from the coding sequence ATGATATCGAAAGCACGAAATGCGGCCCGCGCCGCGCGGCCTGCTGCCGGGGCTGGGAATGGGGCCGATGGGGAAACGCCCCGGCCGCTGGTCCTGGGGGAGTTCCTCCCCTATCGCCTGTCGGTGGTGACGGAGGCGGTGAGCGGCCTCTTCGCCACCCGCTACCAGGAACGTTTCGGCCTCAGCATCCCGGAATGGCGCGTGGTGGCGGTGGTGGGCGAACAGGGCTCGCCCAGCACGCAGGAGGTGATCGAGCGCACCGGCATGGACCGGGTGCGGGTCAGCCGCGCCGTGATCCGCCTCGCCGACAAGGGGCTGCTGGACCGGCGCACCCATCCGCGCGACCAGCGGGCGCAGATATTGAGCCTGACGCGGCAGGGGCTGGCGACCTATCGCCAGATCGTGCCGCTGGCCCTGACGTTGCAGGCGGCGCTGGCCTCGGCGCTGACCGAAGCGGAGCAGCGGCAGCTCGACGGCATCCTCGACAAGATCGGCACGCGGGCGCGCGAGATGCTGGGCGAGGAAGCCGGGCACGGGGAGGCGGAGGAGGCGGAGGGCTGA
- the maiA gene encoding maleylacetoacetate isomerase: MRLHGYFRSSAAWRVRIALNLKGLRPGQAFHHLRHGGQRAPDYLRLNPQGLVPALETDEGAVLTQSLAICEWLEEGWPEPPLLPSGRDDRARVRAFAQAIACDIHPVQNLKVLARLRGLGLPEEEVTAWARWAIGDGLAACEALIHDQPGPFCFGTAPTLADIALVPQLGNARRFGCDLAALPRLLAAEAACNALPAFAEAAPARQPDAE, translated from the coding sequence ATGCGCCTGCACGGCTATTTCCGCTCCTCCGCCGCCTGGCGCGTGCGGATCGCCCTGAACCTGAAGGGCCTCCGCCCCGGCCAGGCCTTCCACCACCTGCGCCATGGCGGGCAGCGGGCGCCGGACTATCTCCGCCTGAATCCGCAGGGCCTGGTGCCCGCCCTGGAGACGGACGAGGGCGCGGTCCTCACCCAGTCCCTGGCCATCTGCGAATGGCTGGAGGAAGGCTGGCCCGAGCCGCCCCTGCTGCCCTCGGGGCGCGACGACCGCGCCCGGGTCCGCGCCTTCGCCCAGGCCATCGCCTGCGACATCCATCCGGTGCAGAACCTCAAGGTCCTGGCCCGGCTGCGCGGCCTGGGACTGCCCGAGGAGGAGGTCACGGCCTGGGCCCGCTGGGCGATCGGCGATGGCCTCGCCGCCTGCGAGGCGCTGATCCACGACCAGCCGGGTCCCTTCTGCTTCGGCACGGCGCCGACCCTGGCCGACATCGCGCTGGTGCCGCAACTCGGCAATGCCCGCCGCTTCGGCTGCGACCTCGCCGCCCTTCCGCGCCTCCTGGCGGCGGAGGCGGCCTGCAACGCCCTCCCGGCCTTCGCCGAGGCCGCCCCGGCGCGTCAGCCGGACGCGGAATAG
- a CDS encoding MBL fold metallo-hydrolase, whose protein sequence is MSFASTTDLAEKKVSFEELGPGLYGYTAEGDPNSGVIIGDDSVLVVDAQATPRMAQDVIARIRTVTDKPVKHVVLSHYHAVRVLGASGYEGAEIIASDVTRDMIVERGQQDMDSEIGRFPRLFRGKESIPGLTWPHITFQRKMTLWLGRREVQIIHIGRSHTAGDTVVWLPEERVAFAGDTVEFGATPYCGDAHFTDWPDTLAALKALGPKAMVPGRGRSLVTEADIAEGIEGTASFTTDLFRIAREGVAAGQELGEIYATAMDRMRPKYGHWVIFEHCMPFNVSRAYDEARGLDRPQIWTAERDVEMWRALEGSRPVKSAELDG, encoded by the coding sequence ATGTCATTCGCCAGCACCACGGATCTCGCCGAGAAGAAAGTCTCCTTCGAGGAGCTCGGCCCCGGCCTCTACGGCTACACCGCCGAGGGCGACCCCAATTCCGGCGTGATCATCGGCGACGATTCCGTGCTGGTGGTGGATGCCCAGGCGACGCCGCGCATGGCGCAGGACGTGATCGCCCGCATCCGCACCGTGACCGACAAGCCGGTGAAGCATGTGGTGCTCTCGCACTACCACGCCGTGCGCGTGCTCGGCGCCTCAGGCTACGAAGGCGCGGAGATCATCGCCTCCGACGTCACGCGCGACATGATCGTGGAACGCGGCCAGCAGGACATGGACAGCGAGATCGGCCGCTTCCCGCGCCTGTTCCGCGGCAAGGAGAGCATCCCCGGCCTCACCTGGCCCCACATCACCTTCCAGCGGAAGATGACGCTCTGGCTCGGCCGGCGGGAGGTGCAGATCATCCATATCGGCCGCTCCCACACGGCGGGCGACACGGTGGTCTGGCTGCCGGAGGAGCGCGTGGCCTTCGCCGGCGACACGGTGGAATTCGGCGCCACCCCCTATTGCGGCGACGCGCATTTCACCGACTGGCCGGACACGCTGGCGGCGCTGAAGGCACTGGGCCCCAAGGCCATGGTGCCGGGCCGTGGCCGCTCCCTGGTCACGGAGGCCGACATCGCGGAGGGCATCGAGGGCACCGCCTCCTTCACCACCGACCTCTTCCGCATCGCCAGGGAAGGCGTTGCGGCCGGCCAGGAACTCGGCGAGATCTACGCGACCGCCATGGACCGGATGCGCCCGAAATACGGCCACTGGGTGATCTTCGAGCACTGCATGCCCTTCAACGTCAGCCGCGCCTATGACGAGGCGCGCGGCCTCGACCGCCCGCAGATCTGGACCGCCGAGCGGGACGTGGAGATGTGGCGCGCCCTGGAAGGCAGCCGCCCCGTGAAATCCGCCGAGCTGGACGGCTGA
- a CDS encoding helix-turn-helix domain-containing protein: MSRTLIGPTIRRLRQERGVTQQALSTRLGISASYLNLIEHDQRAVTASLLLKLADAFGVDLAALSGQREKQVETGLREVLRDPLLGLEAVPEAEFATLVQGSPTAARAMLALYRALRVAREDAGGIALPSGRRLILPTEEARDFFQDRANHFPPLEEAAEAIGRELADGGTDSGHAIGERLRTRHGVSIFVGPTEGNLRHYDPATRRLDLSEDLTRESRAFHLAFQLMLLEAREAVEACLAPQPPSTPEAANLIRIGLLNYAAAALLMPYEPYRAAAAELRHDLDRLATRFGVSFEQAAQRLTTLQREEARGLPFFFLRVDPAGNVGKRFSAAGFPFARFGGSCPRWIVHNAFATPGRLRVQAVELPDGAAFLCIARTVEGRAARWGEPVPVHVVALGCEISRAGEVLYADGLDLDRARVGIGLSCRLCDRPDCRSRAFPPLAHRLAMDPSTTGSTPFRFRQEAELPAPA, encoded by the coding sequence ATGTCCCGGACCCTGATCGGTCCCACGATCCGCCGCCTGCGCCAGGAACGCGGCGTCACGCAGCAGGCGCTCTCCACGAGGCTGGGCATTTCCGCCAGCTACCTGAACCTGATCGAGCACGACCAGCGTGCCGTCACCGCCTCGCTCCTGCTCAAGCTGGCCGATGCCTTCGGCGTCGATCTCGCCGCCCTGTCCGGCCAGCGCGAGAAGCAGGTGGAAACGGGGCTGCGGGAGGTCCTGCGCGATCCGCTGCTGGGGCTGGAGGCCGTGCCGGAGGCCGAGTTCGCCACACTGGTCCAGGGCTCGCCCACGGCGGCCCGCGCCATGCTCGCGCTCTACCGCGCCTTGCGCGTGGCGCGAGAGGATGCCGGCGGCATCGCCCTGCCTTCGGGACGCCGGCTGATCCTGCCGACCGAGGAGGCGCGGGACTTCTTCCAGGACCGCGCCAACCACTTCCCCCCACTGGAGGAAGCCGCCGAGGCGATCGGCCGGGAGCTGGCCGATGGCGGCACCGATTCGGGCCATGCGATCGGCGAGCGGCTGCGGACCCGCCACGGCGTCTCGATCTTCGTCGGCCCCACCGAGGGGAACCTGCGCCACTACGACCCCGCCACCCGCAGGCTCGACCTGTCGGAGGATCTGACGCGCGAGAGCCGGGCCTTCCACCTCGCCTTCCAGCTCATGCTGCTGGAAGCGCGGGAGGCGGTGGAGGCCTGCCTCGCGCCACAGCCGCCCTCGACGCCGGAAGCCGCGAACCTGATCCGCATCGGCCTGCTGAACTACGCCGCCGCGGCGCTGCTGATGCCCTACGAGCCCTATCGCGCCGCCGCCGCCGAATTGCGCCATGACCTCGACCGCCTCGCCACCCGCTTCGGTGTCAGCTTCGAGCAGGCTGCCCAGCGCCTGACGACCCTGCAGCGGGAGGAGGCGCGTGGCCTGCCCTTCTTCTTCCTGCGCGTCGATCCGGCCGGGAATGTCGGCAAGCGCTTCTCCGCCGCCGGTTTCCCCTTCGCCCGCTTCGGCGGCTCCTGCCCGCGCTGGATCGTCCACAACGCTTTCGCCACGCCGGGCCGGCTGCGGGTGCAGGCGGTGGAACTGCCCGATGGTGCCGCCTTCCTCTGCATCGCCCGCACCGTGGAGGGCCGCGCGGCGCGCTGGGGCGAGCCGGTGCCCGTGCATGTGGTGGCGCTGGGCTGCGAGATCTCCCGCGCCGGGGAGGTGCTCTACGCCGATGGGCTGGACCTCGACCGCGCCCGTGTCGGCATCGGCCTCTCCTGCCGCCTCTGCGACCGGCCGGACTGCCGTTCCCGCGCCTTTCCGCCGCTCGCGCATCGCCTCGCCATGGACCCCAGCACCACCGGCTCCACCCCCTTCCGCTTCCGGCAGGAGGCAGAGCTTCCGGCGCCGGCCTGA